In the Populus trichocarpa isolate Nisqually-1 chromosome 1, P.trichocarpa_v4.1, whole genome shotgun sequence genome, gcgggtcagttcagtgtacatgtcatctgaCAAGCAACTgtatattagttttaggtatcccTCATACCTCAGTTTATAAGAACAATTATTTCCTTTCATAAATGAAGAAACATAATATGCAATggtctcaacaactctaattaatgtctAATCTTAATAGAACATTGACCAGGGTCATTTAAGAATAATGTTTTCATGCAatatgaatctcataattataacaactttgtaatttcatttgcaaagtatttttatctCATGAACTTTATCCttactctagatttattaattaaacaataggttcattaatcaaatataaatgaatattaaatataaaaaaacttaaatataaattttttatattaatgataaatatattttaaataaataaaatcagtgCTATGTATAACCAACTGATTGGTTAGATGACATATtcgctattaaaaaaaagacacttCCTAGGGAAGCACATCATATAGAGagattttagatattaatagacattttaaagaaaaaaaagtttctacCTTTTGGTAGAAAAACAAATGCATCTTGAGAAAGAAATACCTAGAGACAATTGAGTTActccaagcaaaaaaaaaaaaaaaacaaatcttatacGAACAACATGATTCGTAACAATcactgtaaaaaaatatttaaactattttcTATTCATACCTTTTAGATTAGATTAACTTGAAGTAAAAATCAATACTAAATTAGAGTTTAAATTTGCACTTTTCGCATTTAAGTAgattgtaataaagcttaacaTGGTTGAGCAAACTTGAGGCAACGTATTTCTAGGGCTTAGAGTTAGAGGGTAATGCTCTGACTTCACTGCGACTTGGAATCCGTTGTCCGCATAGGTTGTTTTGCCACCCTCTAAGCACACTCTTAGGATGATTCATAGGATGTTTGAGAATatagtattaattattttttcaaatattttttatttaaaaatatattaaaataatattttttttattttttaaaaaatattttttaaccttatcacatcaaaataatttaaaaacacaaaaaaatattaatttacaataataaaattttaaattttaaaaatactcttaaaataaaaaatcaatccattTATAAACTCAATGATAAATAGTACAGAAGGGTGGGGTTACCCTGTTGGAAATCAAACAAAGGGAGGGGATTCCTTCACTGCTCAGTTCTTTCCTATCATTATTTCCAAGTTGGAGCAATTACGGTAACAGAACTAAACAAAAACATCACCGAGTTTCAATTgcaatcttaatatttttgagACAACAATGGCAACAAGcgtttatattttatgatttggaGTTTTTTTAGCAGGTAAAGAACACTtgaaatgcatataaaaaagaCCCGGCTAAAATTACTTTCACAAATGCCAAGGCATAGACCGATCAACAGACAAGTGTTGATCAACGAAAGCCTCCTTAATATATCAGCGAAAGCCTCCTTAATTTACCTTTGTACTTTCTTGTTTCTTAACGTGCTCAAACCAGTCATTAAAAAGGGCAGTTTAACCGATCAACAGACAAGTGTTCCAGAAATTATAATGTTCACTGATACCagtggaagaagaaaagagaaattagaTTTCTTTGGTACTGCAAGAATCTTAATCCACTTCGCTAAATGCAAACTCCTGACTAATGTAAAAAAGCACACTTCGTAAAGCACTTCCGAGGAGAGAGAACTGTGTTTTAAGCTAAACAAAGAATATTTTAGTACTAGACAGAATGAAGAAAAGAACTTAATGCTGCACTAAAGGATAAAACGATATCAGATTGAACCGCTCATGACACAAGACAGAATACAGCAGTAACGACTCAAGCTCCACCATTCTGTTGGAATGGCAGCATAACatggtgaaaagaaaaaacaacttatcCAATATTGGGGGACTTGTCAACTATGTGATAATGTACTTCTGAAGACATGGCTTTATGTAGAGCTTAATGGCAAGATAACATTCCACAATCGTATCAAGCACCTGAATGTTTATGACTTTGGTTGTTTGagcaaaggaaaacaaaagatcAGAGACGGGAAGAGCTTGTTTGGAACCGCACCCTTTTTCTGCTATGCTAAATCATTCTGCTATAAAGTGAGCTTCAAGCTTGCTCGCTTGACAAAATAACCAAGAGTGTTGAGAAAATGTTATGGAGGTGTGCAGCAAATGCACTTCCCCATGAACCTGAACCCATCAGTAAGGGAAATGGTGCATGCCATGAATACAACAGCATGTATGCAGACACAGAGGGAACAAAGTATAAGGTTCCCAGACCTCAAACAGCAATGCAACCTAGGAAACCAAGGCCGACGTTGCAAGATGGTCACCTAGAAACCAAAGCCAGCAAGTCATTCAGGCTGAAAACAAACCTATTGTAGCTAGCTTCCTTGAAAACAGGACCTATTGTACAGAATTATATCTCCGGGTGCTTAAACACCAAGGGGACAGGAATCTAAGTCTGATTGATGAACTATGGCCACGTGATCATAGAAAagagaaggtaaaaaaaagaagtaaagatACAGTGATTCCAGTGCAATGATATTGGCCTACTGGGCGTGTAAAGATGTCTCATGATACAACAAATTTCTTTTAGTTCATGGACATGCATGGAAACTCAAACATTTGTCATATCAAAATACAACACTATACCAGAAAGCAATACTAGAAGAAAACAAGCATCAACTTTTCCAAGAACCATCTAAAACTGTAAATTAAGAGTTTCCTGATACAATGCGTACCCACTCTCATGTGATCCGTCTTCATGTCATTTGAGAACCATCTTCAAATTTCTTTGGTCATTCTCCATCATCACCACCAGCACAGAATTTAACTGATTATATATCCCTTACTATCACTATCACAGTCTAGATTGATATCCCTCAAACGTCACACAGGTTACAGAAGCTCCTTGAAAGCTGTGAATAAGCACCATTGTGGTcccagaaaaaaaacttttcttcgTGTTGACTTCTCTTGTTGGTCAAACATCTGCAGGCAAATAGTCTGAGATTATTATTtctgaaagaacaaaaattagaaagcaAAAGGAGAGAATGAAAAAAAGCAGCCGCATTAGACATGCATGCTGGTAGGATAGCAAGGCAAACTGTGAAAAAGAAGGATGAGGTCAGTTAGGGTTATTAATTCTCTGATAATGGTGAAAAGGAATTGGTATAAAAGATGATACTGCAAGAGACAAACCAGTATCCATATTGGCTCACATTTGGagtaaaacaagaaataaaattccCACCAATCAGTATTAATCGATTCAGAATCAAAACCAAGCACAATAACCAGTTGATATCAGAacttgttaaaattttaggtagAAACTAGTTTCAGGATGGTATCACTTCATAATGCATAACTTTGTAGCCATATGAATGGTAAGAATGAACTAGGCTATCAccttaaacaataaatatatcaCAGAgacaataaaaactaaaacaaatgcATTGCTTGATCAACATGCAGTTTATCCTTACGTTCAATCTTTAAACTAAATCATTTCCCACTACATTCCTCACAGTCGAAACTGCTCTAAGAGCATGGGGAAAGAcctaaaaacaaactaaataagCAGCTGGCGCAACATGCATTTAGATGTAGAACGAGCTTTCAAACGTATCAGTATACATTCATTGAACAGAAAATTAAACATTTGCCACTGAAAGCCTGTTTATTTGTGCACTTAAGCCAAATCTAACCTGCATTTCACAACCAAATTACTGTTAACACCAGCAGAATTGCTAAATAAACGAGCATAAACAAGTTCATTGAGCACTTCGGTCCAAGTAACTCAAAACTGTACTTTATTTACTCCCCAAAGGCACAAACCACTCtatgaaaactagaaaaagaaatgaagcacAACGGCATTTCACAGATAAGGTTCTTTTTAAGAAGTTTATTTAACATGTGCAGAGATTTCTTACTGGATCGATATCGCGAAATGGGAATCTCCCGGAGTTCACGCTCGCTACACAAATATTTACCAAGCCAGGCCATCACAGCAAACCCAGTACCATTAACGACCCACCATGTTATCGAGGAAGGCCAGCCTCCATATATGATGCATATAAACAAATGGATGATAAAGAGGGTGGCTGAAAAATCTAAGCACTTCTTTGACCTCTCAATCAAATACAGCATATACCCAGCtctacataaaaacaaaaatatagacacaaaaaaagaggcaaaacaacaacaattaagaggcaaaacaaaacccaattaagaaaaaaaaaaaaactaagtataACATAAATTGAATTACCCAGCAAAGGAGGAAGGGAGAAGGGAGGCAATGACACAGCGACCGGTGACAGTAGAGGTAGTGATAGTGGcgaaatcaaagaaataaacGAGAGTCAAGCGAGAGACGCGAGTGCCaacaagaaaacataaaaagaaaccaAGAGTGAGGTAGTAAAGGCACTGAAGGCATACGATTTGGGCTGCTATTAGCCATGGATCCCATACCTCTGCACCATAGAACATGACGACTCTTTTCTaaccaaaaatcaaacaaccctatttatatataattaattctattttcCAGATTTATAACATTAAAGAAACGGTTGGTTGATTTGGCGAGTAGAAAGATCAGATCCGATTGAGCAATTGAAATTCTGTTTAAGAGATTTGAaaccctaaatttttttatttttaaatagacgAGGAGGGAAAAGAAGGGataaaattcaagaagaaacaatccttctgcttcttcaatttttgttcgattttaagaaaaagacttgagaggctctctctctctctctctctctctctcttcctgttactgtttttcactttttattttattatctgtACAGTGTTAAAGAGAGGGGGAGAAAAAACGAGGGAGAGtgctagtttgttttttattttcttgtttaattcgttatttaaaaatgtgttttaaaatatattttactggtaaaattattaaattgctacttttagattattttttttgtagttttaatatattaatattaatttttttaaaagaaaaacctgcAACTTGTaccattttatcaaatatataaaaagagatttttcaaagtattttttacataaaaatatattaaaataatttatttttaatataatattaaaataatttaaaaaattaattaaaattaaaaaaattaaactttaataaataaaaaaataattcaaccaCCAACAAAATATGAACCCAACTAAACTAACTAGCTTCAACCGGCAACGAGCCAGTTGCACCCTCTGGCTGCTGGCTTTTCTGGGTAATAGGTGAGAGGAGAATTTAAAgggttcttaaaaaaaaaaaaaaaaaaaccacagtGATTCAATGCATGagattccttaaaaaaaaaaaaaaaagtgaaacacATTAATCTATTACATATTCTACGTCAAGTTAAGAACATAGCATGCCTGTTGGCACTGGCAACCCAGGTTGACAGCCCCATAATAAGGTTACGAGTTGATTTAGAACATAAAAACcattcattaatttgttttattttctaccAAGATCTGTTGTAAAttatcatatttaaattatagaaCATGTATTCAAAATCACAATATGATGATCCTGCAGATCACAGGATTGAATTCAACTTTAACAAGTAAAAGCAATTGGACACAGTAAACAGAGATTACGAACAAGAATTTCCTCAATGTTATGCCTCGGGATCACATTCATACAACAACTTGGTTTacaggaaaaatatatatatatcgtagGGGAAGGacgtaaaaacaaagaaacagcTCAGCAAACAAAACTATCATGGCAATATTTCAAGCACTGCTTCATTGCGAACTAGCCCTTCTCCTTCTAGTTCTACCACTTCTCTTTGCATTCACTGTGACCTTCTCTTCAGCTTCAGTTCCCTCTGACTTCTCTTCATTTACAACAGTGCTCGATGAATTTGTTGTTTTACTCCTTGATAGCAAGTCTTCAGCTTCGGTTTTCTGTCTCTCCTGATCATTTACAGCAGTGTTCGAAGAATTTATTTTACTCCTTAATCGCAATATTTCACCCTTAGCAGATGCCAATTCTCCTTCAAGTTTCTTTCCCTTTCTGTCCAAACCCTCCCTTTCACTCCCAAGCCTCACCACAATGTTATGAGCATCTTCCATATTCTCTTGGGCCTCTTTGGCTGCATTCTTCTGCTCAGTTAGGGATTTGTAAAGCACCTGCTTCTCGTCTTCAACGCTTGAAATCCGAGAATTAGCCATCTCCAGCTCTCCAGAAAGTATCAAAGCATTTCGGTTCATCTCATCAAGGGATTTAGTGGCATCTTCTAGATCTGTTTCAAGTGATTTTCTTGACTCCTTGTCCTTTaacatttgcttctccaagttctGCAATTCTTTATTCAAAGAAGAAACTATATTCTTCTCTGCTTTTAATTCATTGGCTGCGACTTCTGCTTTCTTGTACGCATCTACCAACTCCTTTTGTAAGCTATCACGATTTTCAGTCACCATTTCCAGATCTTGTGACATAACTTGCAGCTCCTCTTTAGTTTTCCTCAATTGTTCCTTCATTGCTGTAAGCTCACTGGCTAACAAGTCACCACTTTGTTTTGCCTTCTCAACACTCTTCTGCAGGGTTTCTGTAACTTCAGCAAACTCAGCCAGAATCCTTGAGACCTCAGCCTGAAGCTCAGTGCACTGGTTTTGTGAAAGCTCGAGCTGTTCTGACAGATCAGAGGCCTCCTCTCTCAACTTCTCAAGGGCTTCCTGGGTGTTATGGAGCTCATTTTTTAGATTCTTGGCATTGCTCACTTCATCATCAAGCATTCTTCTCAAATCATTCCTTTCCCAAGTCAAGTCATCAATCCTTGCTTGGTTGCCACTTGCTTCATTCAAAGCAACCTCAAGCTTTTCCTTCAGCACATGAAGCTcatattctctctctctcaatagTGTAGCATCCAGGGCAGCCTTCTTTTCAGAGGATGATTTCAGATCATTGTACTCCTCCTGAATAGTATTAAGCTGCCTACTAGATTCATCTCTCTCAACAATTAAAGAACTGATCTTTGAATTTAATTCATCCACCACAGAATTCCTCATTTCTagttcctttttgtttttcagtaGTTCATCTTTCAATCCTTTGATCTCTGAGCATGCTTTCGCTAGTTCACCATTTGTTTGCTCATGCGTGTAATTCAAGTTCTTTAGCTCCAATTCCTTCTCAGCAAGTGAAGAGCTGAGATTTTGAGCATTATATTCCTTGTCCTTGATCTCCGAACTAAGCAAGCTGATCTTATCTTGTAAGGCTTCAATCATGCTCAGTTTTTCCTTCAACAGTTGTTCAAGAGCTTTTTTATCTTCCCCAGCTTTTGAGAGGTTGGTTTCTAGACCATCTGCTTGAACTCTAAGCTCCCCAATtattcttttctcattttttagcTCCTGTCCTAACCCTGCAATTATACTGTTTGCCGAGTTTAGCTGACTCAATAAAAACTGTTGTTCTTCCTTTGCCTTCTTCCGTTGCTTCATCTGTTCTTCCTGTTCATTTAATAGCTTTGATTCAAAGTTTTTCTCCAAGGATTCAATGGtagcttctttttctttcagtttAGATATCATCTGTGCCCAACCAGTGCATGtgttaattaaaacatataaccataaaaaatgcATCACAACAACTAATTAAAGAAATAGTTAGACTTTGTAACCTCCTAACCTAAGGAGAAAATACAGGGCATTTTTCCCCTTTGAAAGTCCAAATGAATCCTAGTAAAGTCAGGATGtaaaaagaacttgaaagaAAAGGTCAACAGTGACTTACAGATTCTACTGTTTTATCAGtagctttcttttccttctgaGCCAATGCATAGAGTGCACCAAGCACACCAGTACCAAATATGCCGAGGCCATTCAGGAGAGACAGAAAGGGATTTGGCGGTGTATATCTTTGAATTGCTAGCTGTTCACAAAGACagctcaatttaaaaaatttccaatCTCACTATtgcaatctttaaaaaaaatggtaaggATTTATTCAATTATGAAGCACAGATCAAAACCTCTTCTTTTTGGTCCTCCTCTGGTGCCATGAGTGTAGCTTCTTCTGAAGTAAGACAAATAAATGCTTAATCAATAAAAAGACAGGCATGCTTCATAAGACAGCAAAAACAATAGTGGTAATGATGAAAAACTACTCCtccaagaaaaacagaaaatcatTCAGGACACTCAAGACCTCTATCAGAGACAATACGTGGCATGTACTTCATTCTTCATGCCTTTCTGTGACTAAGCTTAAACCTCCACCTCTTTTCACTTAATCCCACAAGACTTCCTAGATCATTCAGCATTCATGTGCTCGACATTGATGGAGAAGGAAGCAAGACATCTCAGGCTGatgtttaattattaaagaTTTTTACTTGGTAAGGAGTTCTTTTATCTGTTACAGTAGTCTTTTTAGAGTTTATTATACTTCTATCGAGTGTTTTGGATTTTGGTTTTCCTACTTAGGATCCCTATAGGGAATGAGGCTTTTGATAAGGAAATCCATTATTGCATTTTAAGACAACAATTGCTAAATGACTGAGCATTTAGTAAACCATGGCCTTCACTCTAATGGGAGGGAGTGGGATGTAAAGTTGGCTCTTCTGTCATTCATGTAAgccaaaaaaattgatatcacTGTGTCTACTCATTTCTTTCCTTCATTAGAAGAGGGCATATGAGAGGGAAGATACATAAATCACACAATCTTCCGATCTCTAAATTTTACAAGGACAAAGTTTGGTCATTTGGAATCTCTTTTTTCCCAGTCCCATGAAAAACAAGGAAACACAAGATATCATTGTACTTCTTAAAATTCTAGACTTCGGAGAGGTCCAATACTTTTTTCTTGCGAGccttttcaatctcaaataccttGACATTCATTTTCCATGTAAGATGAAGGCATTCACTTGGACAGTGGTGCTTGATAAGATCAACACTGACTTTTGAAAATGAGGAGGCTTCACAAGGCTTGCTATATCTCTTAATTGGGGGAAagaaagttattttgtttttctcatcttttcttGGGATATGAAGAGACTTTTTGCCTTTGAGAGCAGTGGTGGTCCTTGAGTAGAATTGAAGATTTGTTGTTGATGTACTTGGTGGGTTTTGGGAAGGAAAAGGAAGGCAGGATTTACGGAAATCTTTCATGTTTTGTTGAAATCTTATGTAATCTTAAGTAATTAGATTTTAGACAGAGCAGAACACAAGAATCTGTGAATCACCTCTCCAAACAGCTGTTATAGGTGAGATAGGCAGATAGCCATGCCTTCTTGGTGTAAAGTTTTGAAACTTTTTGAGATATTTCCTTAGCTACAATTCAGTAAAACCAGAGTGcccttttatcttcattttggttttttattgattcCTAATTTATGTATCTTCTTTTCCTAATTTATGTATCTTCTTTTGGAGGATATCCAATCCTTTTTGTGtacttccttttcatttttttataatatacactattattattaaaagaataacttTGAGCATTGACAAAAAATTCTTGCCTATCTCATTCGTTTCCTTCACAGTTTCCCCATTTTCTGTTCCTCTAGTTTCTCTCCAGtttcttctctcctctcctcccAAATTTCTTCTTTCTGTCCTACATCAGATGTTATAGGAAATTCTCATCAAAATAGAAGCTTATTCACACAACATCCGCAacacaaattgaataaataaaaagtaagaaaGAATGCATGATTTGAGAATATCTTTGGTCTCTAGATGttatataaacaaattcaaaaataagGTAAAAGCCAACAACTATCAACCAAGTAATTTTCCTAGAACTGAAACACAAACGTGCAAGGTAGTAAGAGGTTTGATGTCACACAAAGAAGTTTTATATTCAGTAATATCTGCAGAGAAATAGAAGGTTTCAAAGGATTAATTTTGACAAAGAAATTTCAAATGCATGGGTGTGGGATGAGAAATCAGGTTTCTGGATTAAAGGTTAAAAAGGCACCAAAGGTGAACATGTTTCTTCAACAAAGAgacacatttttattttcaccgaAAACCTTTAAACATGCTTTAGGCTTTCTCTGTGAACCAGTGGCTAAACAAAGGGAAAGCAAGTTCATAACAATCATACTACGAATGGACTTCTCTTTCTCTTGATATTGGAAGCTCtcaaattaagtaaaaatatgaaatgcaAACAAAGACTGTTGTTGAGTTTACGataatcatttatatatatatatatacacacaattTTCCATCTCCATAATTGTGGTTTTGATAATGATAATTCTCTACAAGTATGAGACTTGATCATACTGATGGTTCACAAAACAGACAGAAGGCAGGAGACAACCACAGAGCAGGAGTGAATGCTATCTTTTCATCTCAGGGACATGGGCTGGGAATAGTGATTGTGGAGACTGATTGCTCAAAACTGATAAACGCAGTTTCACAGGGTAAATCAGATCACGCTTCTGTTTGGCAGCAGAGATCTAGAGGATTTACTACAGATGCGTACCTCCTTCAGAGAACACAGTCTTCTCGTATGCCTAGAATATGTGACCAGGAAGCACATCACTTAATCTGTGTTTGCTACTGTACTTGACATTCCCGCATCGAAGTCATTCAAAAGCACTAAAAAAAGACTTCGGAAAAGCACATGCAAACCCATAACCAAACAGACTCTTAGCTAAGCTTCCTAAAAGTGAAAGAGCGCACACATATTTTTCTCCCGATTCCCTTCATTGGTCAGGAGCTCACACACGTAGATGTTACTTCTATTTCTTAGTTGTCAAAGTTGATGTTTTACCCCTGAAAGGGGGGGGTTATATCATAAACTTGTTTTATTCATCCATGTGACTGCGTCCTAGGTTTCCTGATGACATAGCTAAACCAATTTACAGCATATTTGCTCACACAATTTAACTAATAATGTCTGCTTGAAATCAAACATTATTTCTCAAATTTCATCTCACTTCCCAGTTTTGCTATTTGTACATGTATCCCACCCCAAAAGTACCCACTTGATAAGACGAGAACACAGTAGAAGAAGGCAGGCATTGACATACTCAAAAATGCATGCCCGCCGTCCGGTACCAAGAAGTAAGAACACCAAGCTGCATAGAGATGTAGCTAATGCCAAAATACAATTACTAGAATTTTCAAATCCATAAAtttctttctctaaaatataaacaatttaaAGACAAGATGTGACCCCCATTTCACCAGATAAAATACAAGAACCAAGTAATAATCGAAAACAAGAGCACACTCGCATCAAACCACTTGTTATCCACTAATTGAAGACATGGGATGAAAAGAGAAAACCCATTTGACCATGtacaacaattaaataaaaaaatgaagaacaaaacTCCATATTTCTAATACCAAAAACCAAGAAATTAAACTCACTTGTAACAAGACCTTCAAGAGCTCTGGCCCTGAGTTGCAAGAAAGGAAGAACTGaaatacccaaaaaaagaaTAGCTCTCTTCTTTCTGAAAACAATGTCCATTGGATCCTCTTGACCCATACAAGCAGAAACCACTCTCCTCCTCCCGGTCATTTCATTATTATTGCTGTTGTTCTTCACATGAAAGGAAACAGgttgggaagaagaagaagaagaagtggagGAAGGAAAGTGAGAGTGTAAAAAATAAGAGCTTCCCATTGAGAAGCTCATGGTCATGGCTTTGTGTTTGGTttcttgattgagaatttgtGATAGAAAGGATCAGTGCAGTGGTTCAGTGGCTCTCTTCTCTTGCCTCTCTACAGTGGAAGCTTTTGTCTTTCTTCCCGTATTGTGTGTTATTTTCACTTTCGGTACGCAAATGACGCTAATGCCCTTCGAAGTTGAAAACATTGCCAAATGTGTATGCTATCAGCTGCCGCTGCTAGTTATGGATGGCAGCATCCGCTCAACCAACCCCATTGAGCCTTTCCCCGATGACTAGAGGAAATAATGTTCTAATTAGTggcaaaattgtaattttattctaCACTATTTTAcacgtttatatatatatatatatatatatatatcaaaggaaaca is a window encoding:
- the LOC7486643 gene encoding uncharacterized protein LOC7486643 encodes the protein MFYGAEVWDPWLIAAQIVCLQCLYYLTLGFFLCFLVGTRVSRLTLVYFFDFATITTSTVTGRCVIASLLPSSFAGAGYMLYLIERSKKCLDFSATLFIIHLFICIIYGGWPSSITWWVVNGTGFAVMAWLGKYLCSERELREIPISRYRSNV
- the LOC7472974 gene encoding MAR-binding filament-like protein 1-1 isoform X3; protein product: MAPEEDQKEELAIQRYTPPNPFLSLLNGLGIFGTGVLGALYALAQKEKKATDKTVESMISKLKEKEATIESLEKNFESKLLNEQEEQMKQRKKAKEEQQFLLSQLNSANSIIAGLGQELKNEKRIIGELRVQADGLETNLSKAGEDKKALEQLLKEKLSMIEALQDKISLLSSEIKDKEYNAQNLSSSLAEKELELKNLNYTHEQTNGELAKACSEIKGLKDELLKNKKELEMRNSVVDELNSKISSLIVERDESSRQLNTIQEEYNDLKSSSEKKAALDATLLREREYELHVLKEKLEVALNEASGNQARIDDLTWERNDLRRMLDDEVSNAKNLKNELHNTQEALEKLREEASDLSEQLELSQNQCTELQAEVSRILAEFAEVTETLQKSVEKAKQSGDLLASELTAMKEQLRKTKEELQVMSQDLEMVTENRDSLQKELVDAYKKAEVAANELKAEKNIVSSLNKELQNLEKQMLKDKESRKSLETDLEDATKSLDEMNRNALILSGELEMANSRISSVEDEKQVLYKSLTEQKNAAKEAQENMEDAHNIVVRLGSEREGLDRKGKKLEGELASAKGEILRLRSKINSSNTAVNDQERQKTEAEDLLSRSKTTNSSSTVVNEEKSEGTEAEEKVTVNAKRSGRTRRRRASSQ
- the LOC7472974 gene encoding MAR-binding filament-like protein 1-1 isoform X2 produces the protein MTMSFSMGSSYFLHSHFPSSTSSSSSSQPVSFHVKNNSNNNEMTGRRRVVSACMGQEDPMDIVFRKKRAILFLGISVLPFLQLRARALEGLVTKEATLMAPEEDQKEELAIQRYTPPNPFLSLLNGLGIFGTGVLGALYALAQKEKKATDKTVESMISKLKEKEATIESLEKNFESKLLNEQEEQMKQRKKAKEEQQFLLSQLNSANSIIAGLGQELKNEKRIIGELRVQADGLETNLSKAGEDKKALEQLLKEKLSMIEALQDKISLLSSEIKDKEYNAQNLSSSLAEKELELKNLNYTHEQTNGELAKACSEIKGLKDELLKNKKELEMRNSVVDELNSKISSLIVERDESSRQLNTIQEEYNDLKSSSEKKAALDATLLREREYELHVLKEKLEVALNEASGNQARIDDLTWERNDLRRMLDDEVSNAKNLKNELHNTQEALEKLREEASDLSEQLELSQNQCTELQAEVSRILAEFAEVTETLQKSVEKAKQSGDLLASELTAMKEQLRKTKEELQVMSQDLEMVTENRDSLQKELVDAYKKAEVAANELKAEKNIVSSLNKELQNLEKQMLKDKESRKSLETDLEDATKSLDEMNRNALILSGELEMANSRISSVEDEKQVLYKSLTEQKNAAKEAQENMEDAHNIVVRLGSEREGLDRKGKKLEGELASAKGEILRLRSKINSSNTAVNDQERQKTEAEDLLSRSKTTNSSSTVVNEEKSEGTEAEEKVTVNAKRSGRTRRRRASSQ
- the LOC7472974 gene encoding MAR-binding filament-like protein 1-1 isoform X1 produces the protein MTMSFSMGSSYFLHSHFPSSTSSSSSSQPVSFHVKNNSNNNEMTGRRRVVSACMGQEDPMDIVFRKKRAILFLGISVLPFLQLRARALEGLVTKRRNLGGEERRNWRETRGTENGETVKETNEIEEATLMAPEEDQKEELAIQRYTPPNPFLSLLNGLGIFGTGVLGALYALAQKEKKATDKTVESMISKLKEKEATIESLEKNFESKLLNEQEEQMKQRKKAKEEQQFLLSQLNSANSIIAGLGQELKNEKRIIGELRVQADGLETNLSKAGEDKKALEQLLKEKLSMIEALQDKISLLSSEIKDKEYNAQNLSSSLAEKELELKNLNYTHEQTNGELAKACSEIKGLKDELLKNKKELEMRNSVVDELNSKISSLIVERDESSRQLNTIQEEYNDLKSSSEKKAALDATLLREREYELHVLKEKLEVALNEASGNQARIDDLTWERNDLRRMLDDEVSNAKNLKNELHNTQEALEKLREEASDLSEQLELSQNQCTELQAEVSRILAEFAEVTETLQKSVEKAKQSGDLLASELTAMKEQLRKTKEELQVMSQDLEMVTENRDSLQKELVDAYKKAEVAANELKAEKNIVSSLNKELQNLEKQMLKDKESRKSLETDLEDATKSLDEMNRNALILSGELEMANSRISSVEDEKQVLYKSLTEQKNAAKEAQENMEDAHNIVVRLGSEREGLDRKGKKLEGELASAKGEILRLRSKINSSNTAVNDQERQKTEAEDLLSRSKTTNSSSTVVNEEKSEGTEAEEKVTVNAKRSGRTRRRRASSQ